The proteins below are encoded in one region of Salvelinus namaycush isolate Seneca chromosome 32, SaNama_1.0, whole genome shotgun sequence:
- the LOC120027372 gene encoding protein rapunzel-like: MAEAGQIRKTAVKVLGCVEKVSSFASSIDPLFGIVSSLVGVVRTGLVGEEAHALDKDFQVVHGKLQSISAKNHQCLRQIRVDEVNETFGKYEEYIKHQYAAFSSMVTMVRKDPEGARRHMANFERAYERDKSDLSLDVYYRGVMGTGSVFGRSLLKVYLEHCDGDRRVMEHRCSHLGHLFHIGLIALMAYTAVTEDDEEEVREKWAKRVEDIQAKMQEVLSQCKEEERSPP, translated from the coding sequence ATGGCTGAGGCCGGGCAAATCAGAAAGACAGCGGTCAAGGTGTTGGGTTGTGTGGAGAAGGTCTCCTCCTTCGCCTCGTCCATCGACCCCCTCTTCGGCATCGTCTCCTCCCTGGTGGGGGTGGTGCGCACAGGCCTGGTGGGCGAGGAGGCGCATGCCCTGGACAAGGACTTCCAGGTGGTACATGGCAAGTTGCAGAGCATCTCGGCGAAAAACCATCAGTGCCTGCGGCAGATCCGTGTAGACGAGGTCAATGAGACGTTCGGCAAGTATGAAGAGTACATCAAGCACCAGTATGCCGCCTTCAGCTCCATGGTGACGATGGTGAGGAAGGACCCAGAGGGAGCGCGGCGCCACATGGCCAACTTCGAGCGGGCCTACGAGAGGGACAAGAGTGACCTGAGCCTGGATGTGTACTACCGAGGCGTCATGGGCACCGGGTCGGTGTTTGGAAGGTCCCTGCTGAAGGTGTACCTGGAGCACTGCGACGGAGACCGCAGGGTTATGGAGCACCGGTGCTCTCACCTGGGCCACCTGTTCCACATCGGCCTGATCGCTCTCATGGCCTACACAGCGGTGACGGAGGACGACGAGGAAGAGGTGCGGGAGAAGTGGGCCAAGCGCGTGGAGGACATCCAAGCCAAGATGCAGGAGGTTTTGAGCCAGTgcaaagaggaggagaggagtccgCCCTAA